The DNA region GCGGTGATCGAGTGGAACGCCGATCAGATCGACCTGCGCGCGGGAATCGCGCAGTGGTGCGAGGCGCTCAGCGCCGACCACGTGGAGCGGGACGAGGAAGGTACTTTCTCCTGGGACAAATGGAAACTGGTGCGCCAGTCGGGCATCCTGGGCCTGCCGTTCGACGAACGGTTCGGCGGATTGGGCCTGGACCTGGTCACCACGATGGGCGTGCTGGAGGCCCTTGGCGAGGGCAACCGCGACGGCGGCCTGAGCTTCTCGGTCACCACCAGCATGTGCAGCACCGGTGTCCCACTGGAGGCTTTCGGCTCCGCTGAGCTGAAGCAGCGCTACCTGCCGCGGATCTGTTCCGGCGAGCTGATCGGCGCCCACGCGATCACCGAGTCCGAGGGCGGCTCCGACGCCCTGCGGATGCTCACCACCGCCGAGCGCGACGGCGACGAGTTCGTCCTGCGCGGCAGCAAGACCTTCGTCAGCAACGCCCCGATCGCCGACGTGTTCGTCGTCTACGCCAAGACCCGCCCAGAGGGCGGTGCGCTCGGGGTCACGGCGCTGCTGGTCGAGCGGGACACCCCCGGCCTGACCGTGGGCAAGTCCATGAAGAAGATGGGCCTGCGCACGTCACCGCTCAGCGAGCTGTTCTTCGACGACTGCCGGGTCCCCGCCACCCAGGTCATCGGCCGGGTGGGTGGCGGGTTCCTGGTCCTCGACCACGTGATGAAGCGGGAGATCCTGTTCTCCTTCATCATCAATGTCGGCGAGATGCAGCACCGGCTCGACCGCTGCCTGGCCTACGCCAAGCAGCGCACCCAGTTCGGCAAGCCGATCGGCCACTACCAGTCCATCGCGAACAAGCTCGTGGACATGCGCATCGGCGTGGAGAACTCCCGCCGCTGGCTCTACGACACCGCCGAGCGGTTGGCCAAGGGCTACAACGTCACCACCGAGATGGCCATCGCCAAGCTGCTGACCAGCGAGGCCAACCTCGCCTCCGGCCTGGCCGCGGTGCAGATCTTCGGCGGCCACGGCTACATGGCCGAGACCGGACTGGAGAAGGACCTCCGCAACGCCGTCGCGGGCACCATCTACTCGGGCACGACCGAGATCCAGTACAACCGAATCGCATCGATGATGGGGTTATGACCAGCCCCGCGGGCAGGCAGGAGATCCTGCTCAAGACGTGCGGCGCGACTTCGGCCGCCGACATGGACGTGCTCGCCGCCGCCGGTGCCGACCTCGTCGGGCTCTGGCACGGCATCCCGGGCGGTCCGGCCGAACTCGACGTCGACACGCTCGTGGAGTTGGCCGCCGCGGCGCGGGCGACCGGCGTGCTGGAACCGGTCCTGGTGACGTTCCTAAGCGACGTCGACCGGCTCGGCGATGTGCTCGCCCGCAGCGGGATCGACTGGGTGCAGCTGCACGCCTATCAGTCGCCGCTGGTGGTCAAGGGCCTACGCCAGAAAGGCCACAGTGGACTGAAGGTGGTCAAGGTGCTGCACGTCGACGACGGCGGCTGCGTCGAGCGCAGGCTGGTCCCGGCCTACGAACGCGCGGGCACCGACGTGTTCCTGCTCGACCGGGTCGGCGACAACGGCCAGGTCGGCAGCACCGGGCAGCAACTGCGGG from Alloactinosynnema sp. L-07 includes:
- a CDS encoding acyl-CoA dehydrogenase family protein; its protein translation is MIEWNADQIDLRAGIAQWCEALSADHVERDEEGTFSWDKWKLVRQSGILGLPFDERFGGLGLDLVTTMGVLEALGEGNRDGGLSFSVTTSMCSTGVPLEAFGSAELKQRYLPRICSGELIGAHAITESEGGSDALRMLTTAERDGDEFVLRGSKTFVSNAPIADVFVVYAKTRPEGGALGVTALLVERDTPGLTVGKSMKKMGLRTSPLSELFFDDCRVPATQVIGRVGGGFLVLDHVMKREILFSFIINVGEMQHRLDRCLAYAKQRTQFGKPIGHYQSIANKLVDMRIGVENSRRWLYDTAERLAKGYNVTTEMAIAKLLTSEANLASGLAAVQIFGGHGYMAETGLEKDLRNAVAGTIYSGTTEIQYNRIASMMGL
- a CDS encoding N-(5'-phosphoribosyl)anthranilate isomerase; protein product: MTSPAGRQEILLKTCGATSAADMDVLAAAGADLVGLWHGIPGGPAELDVDTLVELAAAARATGVLEPVLVTFLSDVDRLGDVLARSGIDWVQLHAYQSPLVVKGLRQKGHSGLKVVKVLHVDDGGCVERRLVPAYERAGTDVFLLDRVGDNGQVGSTGQQLRESAVADLVPSLTLPFLLAGGISADNRADYPWLATHPGYLGIDVDTAARDHSGRFSGSNVAAIALEWSTARSREVVG